One Setaria viridis chromosome 3, Setaria_viridis_v4.0, whole genome shotgun sequence DNA window includes the following coding sequences:
- the LOC117846881 gene encoding uncharacterized protein, whose translation MATAAAAARRLFRPSFPSSVSNTSRLLSSTASPSPHRSPNTNSPVAFDWSDDDADNHTTPLPPSTAKISELPPPYDPFSKKPTLADPSDPTNLQEIFHRMRTEGLTDYAIKMFDGLSKDGLTHEALALFAVIKDKGAMPDVVAHTAVLEAYVNAGPAHWRDAVRTYDRMLASGVKPNAYTLAVLVRGLSASDRCSEAGRYLVEMLDRGMRPNVATYIAAFEAYVRAEKVEEGKVLLETMKGKGFVADEEAVRSGTVKRGHLFRGVMNLLFGN comes from the coding sequence atggccaccgccgccgcggccgctcgccgcctaTTCCGTCCGTCCTTCCCCTCCTCCGTATCAAATACCAGCCggctcctctcctccaccgctTCCCCATCACCTCACCGCAGCCCCAATACTAATTCACCCGTCGCCTTCGACTGGTCCGACGACGATGCCGACAACCACACGACACCTCTACCGCCGTCCACGGCAAAGATCTCCGAGCTGCCTCCCCCCTACGACCCCTTTAGCAAGAAGCCCACCCTCGCCGATCCGTCGGACCCCACCAACCTACAGGAGATCTTCCACCGGATGCGCACCGAGGGCCTCACCGACTACGCCATCAAGATGTTCGACGGATTGTCCAAGGACGGGCTCACCCACGAGGCTCTCGCGCTCTTCGCTGTCATCAAGGACAAGGGCGCCATGCCCGACGTCGTCGCCCATACCGCCGTTCTCGAGGCCTACGTCAACGCCGGCCCCGCGCACTGGCGCGACGCCGTGCGCACCTACGACCGCATGCTCGCGTCGGGCGTCAAGCCCAACGCATACACGCTGGCCGTGCTCGTCAGGGGGCTCTCGGCCAGCGACCGGTGCTCAGAGGCCGGGAGGTACCTGGTGGAGATGCTGGACCGAGGGATGCGGCCGAATGTGGCGACGTATATCGCCGCGTTCGAGGCGTACGTGAGGGcggagaaggtggaggaggggaaagTGCTGCTGGAGACGATGAAGGGAAAGGGCTTCGTGGCAGACGAGGAGGCGGTGCGCAGTGGCACAGTAAAGCGCGGGCATTTGTTCAGGGGCGTCATGAACTTACTCTTTGGCAATTGA